From the genome of Maribacter algicola, one region includes:
- a CDS encoding glycosyltransferase family 2 protein, whose amino-acid sequence MANGFLDILMEYINIVFFVFTVVLFSMFSIMGYLSTRNSIHYRNKNSFGDMSKLMASPLAPSITIIAPAYNEGLTIVENIRSLMSLRYVNYEVMVVNDGSKDDTLQKMIEAYDLYKIDQEIDPDWKNKPIRGIYKSPHKAFSKLTVIDKENGGKSDALNTGMALSTNQYVGCIDVDCLLLPDALLHVVKSFYQRSEKQVIAVGGVIRVANSCIIQGGQLEEIRLPTNWLARFQLLEYTRSFILGRMAWGRIDSLLIISGAFGFFDREIALEVGGYDTNTVGEDMEIVFKMRRYMHERKIPYTVEYIPDPLCWTEVPEDPKILINQRDRWARGNLETLFKHKDMFFNPKFGRLGMLSYPYWFFYEWMAPLLEFFGFFTIILFYWLGILNWDFFLAITAAVYVFSIMFSFYAILWDVYSYNEYKKTKDILILMFCAIVEPVTFHPLVVWSAVRGNYKKLFKIKSGWGSQVRKGFAKAS is encoded by the coding sequence ATGGCTAACGGGTTTCTGGACATATTGATGGAGTATATAAACATCGTTTTCTTCGTGTTTACGGTGGTCCTGTTCTCCATGTTTTCCATCATGGGCTATTTGTCCACCAGAAACTCTATTCACTATAGGAACAAAAATAGTTTTGGGGACATGTCCAAGCTGATGGCCTCTCCCTTGGCCCCCAGCATTACCATCATTGCGCCCGCTTACAATGAAGGACTTACCATTGTGGAAAATATACGCTCGCTTATGTCCTTGCGGTATGTAAACTACGAAGTCATGGTGGTCAACGATGGAAGTAAGGACGATACCTTGCAAAAAATGATCGAGGCTTACGATCTCTATAAAATTGACCAGGAAATAGACCCGGATTGGAAGAACAAGCCTATTAGGGGTATCTATAAATCCCCCCATAAGGCCTTTTCCAAATTAACGGTCATTGATAAGGAGAACGGCGGAAAATCAGATGCATTGAACACGGGGATGGCCCTTTCCACCAATCAATATGTGGGCTGCATCGATGTGGACTGTCTGTTATTGCCGGATGCGCTTTTGCATGTAGTGAAGTCTTTCTATCAACGGTCCGAAAAACAGGTAATTGCGGTTGGCGGTGTTATCCGTGTGGCAAATTCCTGTATCATCCAAGGGGGACAATTGGAGGAAATTCGCTTGCCCACCAACTGGCTTGCCCGTTTTCAATTGTTGGAATACACGCGCTCCTTCATTTTAGGTAGAATGGCATGGGGCCGTATAGACAGCTTGTTGATCATCTCCGGGGCCTTTGGTTTTTTTGACCGTGAAATCGCGTTGGAAGTAGGGGGGTATGATACCAATACCGTTGGAGAGGATATGGAAATCGTATTTAAGATGCGTCGCTATATGCATGAGCGCAAAATACCTTACACGGTGGAATATATCCCGGACCCCTTATGTTGGACCGAAGTGCCGGAGGACCCAAAAATTCTGATCAATCAGAGAGACAGATGGGCGAGGGGAAACCTCGAGACCCTTTTCAAGCATAAAGACATGTTCTTCAATCCTAAGTTTGGTAGGTTGGGCATGCTCAGTTACCCCTATTGGTTCTTTTACGAATGGATGGCCCCGCTGCTGGAGTTTTTCGGCTTTTTTACCATTATCCTTTTTTATTGGTTGGGCATTTTGAATTGGGATTTCTTTTTGGCCATTACTGCGGCCGTTTACGTTTTTTCAATTATGTTTTCGTTTTACGCCATACTATGGGACGTGTATTCCTATAATGAGTATAAGAAAACAAAGGACATCCTCATTTTGATGTTTTGTGCTATCGTAGAACCCGTAACCTTTCATCCATTGGTGGTATGGTCTGCGGTACGGGGTAATTATAAAAAATTGTTCAAGATTAAGTCGGGTTGGGGATCTCAGGTCCGAAAAGGATTTGCAAAAGCTAGTTGA
- a CDS encoding sulfatase-like hydrolase/transferase, with protein MLEYREEHIESKERKLRDFIPVVLTFFVGLAVLSIYQNTMLYSMGVLDSIFNSSFFLYLLHHLGFASVISLFLAFVFNLLENKRPGLGLRTVKITIPILLVLEAVLITYYIQNFEPLGSDIFGLFSTKEIRFSLLQASMASLITGGVCFICYKYIASLYTVISRMYPLTIVFFSIFLATLYSDKKPVNENKTQYLAEHLTERLLQWESYEGAEEYPLLRPFKKETGLSAYFRTMDSLPHIKIILIDGLGNDFVNGCFTDFMPHLQGLKLRSLSWRNFLSNTGESHASFPTVIGSLPFGESGFTTLPDFTFRNTLYSVLKDNGYATSFSYGGNTALFNMDRFLEEEKVDLIFDRNNFGNEFRLQEEDAAGITLGYPDGALFSNFQKNAKKFHGPKLDVFMTLSTKAPFHIPNIDKYRDRVVQIAEKSNLNGSAQRFVRRNEALFSSFVYADEVLAEFMEMERSSSHFSNTIYIITGSHQLSEISQDNPLAKYRVPLLIFSPLLKSPGEMEKVASHADIAPSLLALLSANRPIKVPGQLGFLGDDLVKQFAKKGDRQIPLLRSAYKMHDFIVDDFFYSDGDIYQLDQNLILRELKDGNTTVVEAIEQKFENFKSINRYVTTKNRIIPRSLSLIEDRKPKFSKEEMIWIESVFNGKDFDNAYSNAKHLAFQKDYGRALLLCEYILSEIPRHADTEILVGRIHAWKGDYDKAIEILNRVIKKYPKYGDAYCALMDAYFWSGQNGGTYEIQRLSRKNGVQDKILDEKFKRSIALIVNKEEEEGAQTMQQKTVEQVSKRK; from the coding sequence ATGTTGGAATACAGGGAAGAACATATCGAAAGCAAGGAGCGTAAACTGCGGGATTTTATTCCTGTGGTACTTACCTTCTTTGTTGGTTTGGCCGTTCTTTCCATCTATCAAAACACCATGCTATATTCCATGGGTGTATTGGACAGTATTTTCAATAGTAGTTTCTTCCTGTACTTATTGCACCATTTGGGGTTTGCTTCGGTCATTTCGCTTTTTTTGGCCTTCGTTTTCAATCTCTTGGAGAACAAAAGACCGGGCCTTGGTCTTAGGACCGTTAAAATTACCATACCCATTTTGTTGGTACTGGAGGCCGTTCTCATTACCTATTACATTCAGAATTTTGAACCGTTGGGTTCGGATATTTTTGGATTGTTCAGCACTAAGGAAATACGCTTTTCCCTATTGCAGGCTTCCATGGCATCCCTCATTACGGGGGGCGTCTGTTTTATTTGTTACAAATACATTGCCTCCCTGTATACGGTTATCAGTAGAATGTATCCGCTTACAATAGTGTTTTTCAGTATTTTCCTTGCCACCTTATATTCGGATAAAAAGCCGGTCAACGAAAACAAGACCCAGTATTTGGCAGAACACCTGACCGAGCGCCTCCTGCAATGGGAAAGTTACGAAGGTGCGGAGGAATATCCGTTGTTAAGGCCATTTAAAAAGGAAACAGGACTCTCCGCCTATTTTCGAACGATGGATTCCTTACCACATATTAAGATTATTCTGATAGACGGTTTGGGAAATGATTTCGTAAACGGATGCTTCACGGATTTTATGCCTCATTTACAGGGATTGAAATTACGGTCTTTGAGCTGGAGGAATTTTTTGAGCAATACAGGTGAAAGTCATGCCTCCTTTCCAACGGTCATTGGTTCTTTACCCTTTGGGGAATCCGGATTTACGACGCTTCCAGATTTCACATTTAGAAACACCTTGTACAGTGTTTTAAAGGACAATGGCTATGCAACAAGTTTTAGTTATGGGGGAAATACTGCATTGTTCAATATGGATCGGTTTTTGGAAGAGGAAAAAGTGGACCTGATTTTTGACCGAAACAACTTCGGAAATGAATTCAGGCTACAAGAGGAGGACGCGGCAGGTATTACCCTAGGATACCCTGATGGGGCCTTGTTTTCCAATTTCCAAAAAAATGCAAAGAAGTTCCATGGACCAAAGCTCGATGTATTTATGACCTTGAGCACCAAAGCCCCCTTCCACATACCCAATATTGACAAATACAGGGATAGGGTAGTCCAAATAGCGGAAAAATCCAATTTGAATGGTTCGGCCCAAAGATTTGTAAGACGCAATGAAGCATTATTTTCCAGTTTTGTATATGCCGATGAAGTTTTGGCTGAATTCATGGAAATGGAGCGTTCGTCTTCACATTTTTCCAATACCATCTATATAATAACGGGAAGCCACCAGCTTTCTGAAATTTCACAGGATAACCCTTTGGCCAAATATCGGGTTCCTTTATTGATTTTCAGTCCCTTATTGAAATCCCCCGGCGAGATGGAAAAAGTGGCTTCCCATGCAGATATAGCGCCCAGCCTGCTCGCTTTACTTTCTGCAAATAGACCCATTAAGGTTCCGGGTCAATTGGGTTTCCTAGGAGACGATCTGGTGAAACAGTTCGCCAAGAAGGGCGATAGACAGATACCTTTATTGAGGAGTGCCTATAAAATGCATGATTTCATCGTGGACGATTTTTTCTATTCCGATGGCGATATCTACCAATTGGACCAAAATTTAATCCTAAGGGAATTGAAGGATGGGAATACGACCGTTGTGGAAGCCATCGAACAAAAGTTTGAAAACTTTAAATCCATCAATCGCTATGTGACCACAAAGAATAGGATAATACCACGATCATTGTCGCTGATCGAAGATAGAAAGCCCAAATTTTCAAAGGAGGAAATGATTTGGATTGAAAGTGTTTTTAACGGAAAGGATTTTGACAATGCCTATTCAAACGCAAAGCACTTGGCGTTCCAAAAGGATTATGGTAGGGCGCTTTTGTTGTGTGAATATATTCTGAGCGAAATTCCCAGGCACGCGGATACTGAAATTCTTGTTGGAAGAATACATGCATGGAAAGGGGACTATGATAAGGCCATAGAAATACTGAACCGGGTTATTAAAAAGTATCCCAAGTACGGGGATGCCTATTGTGCGCTAATGGATGCTTATTTCTGGTCCGGGCAAAATGGCGGTACATATGAAATTCAACGATTATCGCGGAAAAATGGAGTACAGGATAAAATTTTGGACGAAAAATTCAAAAGGTCCATTGCACTGATCGTCAATAAGGAAGAAGAGGAAGGAGCCCAGACCATGCAGCAAAAAACCGTAGAACAAGTTTCTAAAAGAAAATGA
- a CDS encoding YaiO family outer membrane beta-barrel protein, with the protein MIKRLLLIFLVLITLHSIGQETSYSGDPDASFFKARDLAFAGNRASARDTLKRILDKYPDYTDVRNLLAKTYSWDEEYDAARLEFNRVTSKERKNSEAWIGSIKNEQYAKNYLIALGLANKALMYLPENQELAVLNQDIVQQIEDQQLLQNRLKDTKLEDESTQAFTVYTEAEVFDRELDPMYYGGLEYQKKTKWGVLIPRLNYNRRFNINGVQAEVDAYPRFSKSLSGYLNYGYSGDPIFPKHRMGGELVKELPKAMEASLGFRHLVFEQDAATILTGTFGLYRGNYYAVLRPYMVPDARKGLGISGNLLVRKYLKDGNNYWGVNLVYGFDTELNQFIVNGQLLAETLLYLESQRLRLEYQFTNKKGNNQYKANLGVNRQELAFSSGSFFVSVTAGIAYQVKFR; encoded by the coding sequence ATGATAAAAAGGCTTCTTCTAATATTTCTAGTATTGATTACCCTTCATTCCATAGGGCAGGAAACCAGCTATTCCGGCGATCCGGATGCGTCCTTCTTTAAGGCCAGGGATTTGGCCTTTGCGGGCAATAGGGCATCGGCTAGGGATACCCTAAAAAGGATCCTTGACAAATATCCGGATTATACGGATGTTCGAAACTTGTTGGCAAAAACCTACAGTTGGGATGAAGAATACGATGCTGCCAGATTGGAATTCAACAGGGTTACTAGTAAGGAACGAAAAAATTCAGAGGCTTGGATCGGTTCCATAAAGAACGAACAGTATGCCAAAAACTACCTTATCGCCTTGGGCCTGGCAAACAAAGCCTTGATGTATTTGCCAGAAAACCAAGAACTGGCAGTACTCAACCAGGACATCGTGCAACAAATAGAGGACCAACAACTTTTACAGAATAGGCTAAAGGACACAAAACTGGAAGATGAAAGTACCCAAGCTTTCACTGTCTATACAGAAGCCGAGGTCTTTGACAGGGAATTGGACCCAATGTACTACGGCGGCTTGGAATATCAAAAAAAGACGAAATGGGGGGTTCTTATACCAAGGCTTAATTATAATCGTAGATTTAACATCAATGGAGTACAGGCAGAAGTGGATGCCTATCCTAGATTTTCAAAATCCTTGAGTGGCTATTTGAACTATGGATATTCCGGGGACCCTATTTTTCCGAAACACAGAATGGGAGGGGAGTTGGTAAAAGAGTTGCCTAAGGCCATGGAAGCTTCTTTGGGTTTCCGGCATTTGGTTTTTGAACAGGATGCCGCCACTATCCTTACGGGAACCTTTGGACTGTATCGGGGGAATTATTATGCCGTCCTTAGACCTTATATGGTGCCGGACGCCAGAAAGGGCCTTGGTATTTCCGGAAATCTGTTGGTTCGTAAATACTTGAAGGATGGAAACAATTATTGGGGCGTAAACCTAGTATATGGCTTCGATACGGAATTGAACCAATTCATCGTCAACGGACAGTTATTGGCGGAAACCTTGTTGTATCTGGAATCACAAAGGCTACGATTGGAATATCAGTTTACCAATAAAAAGGGTAATAATCAATACAAGGCCAATCTGGGGGTAAACCGACAAGAATTGGCCTTTAGCTCCGGAAGTTTCTTTGTATCGGTTACCGCAGGAATCGCATATCAGGTGAAATTCCGTTGA
- a CDS encoding sigma-70 family RNA polymerase sigma factor, translating to MRQLKIIKQVTNRESKSLDKYLQDISKIDLITANEEVELAQRIREGDQVALEKLTTANLRFVVSVAKQYQNQGLKLPDLINEGNLGLVKAAKRFDETRGFKFISYAVWWIRQSILQALAEQSRVVRLPLNKIGSINKIKKTFSYLEQTHERPPSAEEIAKELEMTVTEVKQSLKNSGRHVSMDAPLREGEDSNLYDVLRSGESPRPDNHLLQQSLNTEINRALETLSPREADVVKLYYGIGDQQSMTLAEIGHTFDLTRERVRQIREKAIRKLRHNSRSKLLKTYLG from the coding sequence ATGAGGCAACTAAAGATTATCAAGCAGGTAACCAATCGCGAATCAAAATCATTGGACAAATACTTGCAGGATATCAGTAAGATTGATCTAATAACAGCAAACGAAGAAGTAGAACTGGCCCAAAGAATACGCGAAGGCGATCAAGTGGCCTTGGAAAAATTGACGACCGCGAACCTACGTTTTGTGGTATCCGTAGCAAAACAATATCAGAACCAAGGTTTAAAATTGCCCGATTTGATCAATGAAGGAAACTTAGGATTGGTTAAAGCGGCAAAGCGATTTGACGAAACCCGTGGGTTCAAATTTATTTCCTATGCCGTTTGGTGGATCAGACAATCAATTCTACAGGCCTTGGCAGAACAGTCCAGGGTGGTTAGATTGCCTTTGAACAAAATAGGTTCCATCAATAAGATAAAAAAGACATTTTCCTATTTGGAACAGACGCATGAACGTCCACCATCCGCGGAGGAAATCGCCAAAGAACTCGAGATGACCGTAACGGAGGTCAAACAATCCTTGAAGAATTCAGGAAGACATGTATCCATGGATGCCCCGTTACGTGAAGGTGAGGATTCAAACCTGTATGACGTGCTAAGGTCAGGGGAATCCCCAAGACCTGACAACCATTTATTACAACAATCCTTAAATACGGAAATCAATAGGGCCTTGGAAACCCTTTCCCCCAGGGAGGCGGACGTAGTTAAACTCTATTACGGTATTGGCGACCAACAATCCATGACCCTTGCTGAGATTGGTCATACGTTTGATCTGACTAGGGAACGCGTACGACAGATCAGGGAAAAAGCGATCAGAAAATTACGTCATAATTCAAGAAGCAAACTTTTAAAGACCTATCTGGGATAA
- a CDS encoding DUF6155 family protein: MSKRALKTYLSGLKKKELEEQIMELYDKFPSVKTYYDFAFNPKEDKLIQEAKTKISNEYFPVKRKRPKARRSVAQKYIKHFIKLGVDSAMVADLMCYNLEIAQTFSMERNVPDAFYKSMLNSFSEMTTFISQHGILEEFKERIITIYNHTQSKNWLYGEEFSKALDILD, translated from the coding sequence ATGAGCAAAAGGGCGTTGAAAACGTATTTGTCCGGATTAAAGAAAAAGGAGCTTGAGGAGCAGATTATGGAACTGTATGACAAGTTTCCGTCTGTAAAGACCTACTATGATTTCGCCTTTAACCCTAAGGAGGACAAATTGATACAGGAGGCCAAGACCAAAATTTCCAACGAGTATTTTCCTGTCAAAAGAAAACGTCCCAAGGCTAGGAGGTCGGTCGCCCAAAAGTATATCAAACATTTTATCAAACTGGGCGTGGACAGTGCCATGGTAGCGGACCTTATGTGCTATAACCTAGAAATTGCGCAAACATTTTCAATGGAGCGGAACGTTCCGGATGCCTTTTATAAAAGTATGCTGAATTCTTTTTCGGAGATGACTACTTTTATTTCCCAACATGGTATTTTGGAGGAATTTAAGGAGCGAATCATTACGATTTATAATCATACACAGTCCAAGAATTGGCTTTATGGGGAAGAATTTTCAAAGGCCTTGGATATATTGGACTAA
- a CDS encoding 2-hydroxyacid dehydrogenase — MAIVIIRQDAKIEAWKKALKERNPSIEVYSYLEDHPKEKITMALIWKHPQGSLAPYPNLKCIASAGAGVDYIFEDALAPSTVPITRVVDPYLASDMSEHVLAVILAELKNFNTYKLQQVASEWNPRIYRRIKDVRVGIMGLGELGALTANDLVKFGFTVQGWSRSKKKLKNVETFAGKSELEAFLSMTEILVCLLPLTPETEGILNKDVFSKLPKDAYVINVARGGHVVDRDLLEALDREHLSGACLDVYHQEPLPKEHPFWTHPKIFMTPHYASVSDTDSVVPQILENYDRLRKGKELLNTVNIKKGY, encoded by the coding sequence ATGGCGATAGTAATCATTAGACAGGACGCAAAAATTGAGGCTTGGAAAAAGGCCCTGAAGGAAAGAAATCCATCGATCGAAGTGTATAGTTATCTGGAAGACCATCCTAAGGAAAAAATTACCATGGCCCTAATTTGGAAACACCCCCAAGGAAGTTTGGCCCCATATCCCAATTTAAAATGCATTGCCTCTGCTGGGGCCGGAGTGGATTATATTTTCGAGGATGCGCTGGCTCCGTCCACTGTTCCCATTACCAGGGTAGTAGACCCGTATTTGGCCAGCGACATGTCTGAACATGTACTGGCCGTAATCCTTGCTGAGTTGAAAAATTTCAATACATACAAACTGCAACAGGTAGCGAGCGAATGGAACCCCAGGATTTACAGAAGGATTAAGGATGTAAGGGTGGGAATCATGGGCCTTGGGGAATTGGGTGCATTGACGGCAAATGATTTAGTAAAATTTGGGTTTACCGTTCAGGGATGGTCCAGAAGCAAAAAGAAATTGAAAAATGTGGAAACGTTCGCGGGGAAAAGTGAACTGGAAGCCTTTCTTTCGATGACGGAAATACTGGTCTGTCTTTTGCCCTTGACCCCAGAAACGGAAGGAATCCTCAACAAGGATGTGTTTTCAAAATTACCAAAGGATGCCTATGTCATCAATGTGGCCAGGGGCGGACATGTAGTAGACCGCGATCTGCTGGAAGCTTTGGACAGGGAACATCTGTCCGGTGCCTGTCTGGATGTATACCACCAAGAACCATTGCCCAAGGAACATCCTTTTTGGACACACCCTAAAATATTTATGACCCCACATTATGCAAGTGTATCCGATACCGATTCCGTAGTCCCCCAAATTCTGGAAAATTATGACCGACTTAGAAAAGGAAAGGAACTTCTAAACACTGTAAATATAAAGAAAGGCTATTAA
- a CDS encoding DEAD/DEAH box helicase, which translates to MKSTKDTTEKTLYGYQEEDLKKIFEYLEDNPDNSNLLYQLPTGGGKTVIFSEIARRYIEKTGKKVVVLTHRIELSHQTSKMLGGFGVNNKIINSDVKELRDQDDFKCFVAMVETLNNRLQEDKVEINNIGLVIIDEAHYNSFRKLFKYFDKSVILGVTATPLSSNIKLPMKDNYKKLIIGESIESLIGKKFLAKANMFNYDVSLQSLKLGINGDYTVKSSDELYGNHSMLGKLMNAYQEIAKGTKTLIFNNGINTSRYVYDLFKKAGYNIRHLDNKNNASERREILKWFRETPDAILTSVSILTTGFDEPSVETIILNRATRSLTLYFQMIGRGSRYLPHKEEFNVIDMGNNIARFGMWDAKIDWQEIFHFPDFFLENIKNDEEIEREFVYEMPQELRDEFAKSENIEFDIKEEYKKSFANGEKSKLVLEKSIEQHAKICVENAEDVFDARILAKKLKEEIRYRVRQYSYCIMNNTKNYKEWLEEDYERKLRSKISKMFAAKM; encoded by the coding sequence TTGAAATCCACAAAAGACACAACTGAAAAAACATTGTACGGTTATCAGGAGGAAGACCTTAAGAAAATATTCGAATATCTTGAGGATAATCCAGATAATTCCAATCTCTTATACCAGTTGCCAACCGGTGGTGGAAAGACCGTCATTTTTTCCGAAATAGCAAGAAGGTACATAGAAAAAACAGGGAAAAAGGTCGTTGTGCTTACGCATCGCATAGAACTTAGCCACCAAACTTCCAAAATGTTGGGCGGTTTTGGTGTAAACAATAAAATCATCAATAGCGATGTAAAGGAATTAAGGGACCAGGACGATTTCAAGTGTTTTGTAGCGATGGTCGAGACCTTGAACAACCGGTTACAGGAGGATAAGGTAGAAATCAATAATATAGGGCTGGTCATCATTGATGAGGCCCATTACAATTCCTTTAGAAAACTATTTAAATACTTTGATAAATCCGTAATTCTTGGTGTAACCGCCACCCCTTTGAGCTCCAATATTAAGCTTCCCATGAAGGATAACTACAAAAAGTTGATCATAGGGGAGTCCATAGAATCCCTGATTGGGAAGAAGTTTTTGGCCAAGGCCAATATGTTCAATTATGACGTAAGCCTCCAAAGCTTGAAGTTGGGTATTAATGGGGATTATACCGTAAAGTCCTCGGACGAGCTTTATGGCAACCATAGTATGCTGGGCAAATTGATGAATGCCTACCAAGAAATCGCAAAAGGGACCAAAACTCTGATTTTTAACAATGGCATCAACACGTCCAGATATGTGTACGATCTCTTTAAAAAGGCCGGTTATAACATCAGGCATTTAGACAATAAAAACAATGCTTCGGAGCGGAGGGAAATCCTTAAATGGTTCCGGGAAACCCCAGATGCCATATTGACCTCCGTGAGTATTCTTACCACGGGTTTCGATGAGCCATCCGTTGAGACCATCATTTTGAATAGGGCAACCCGCTCGTTGACCCTTTATTTTCAAATGATCGGTAGGGGCTCCAGATATTTGCCCCATAAGGAAGAGTTCAATGTGATAGATATGGGTAACAATATTGCCCGTTTTGGTATGTGGGACGCCAAGATAGATTGGCAGGAAATTTTTCATTTCCCTGATTTCTTTCTGGAGAACATCAAAAACGATGAGGAAATCGAGCGGGAGTTCGTTTATGAAATGCCACAGGAACTTAGGGACGAATTTGCAAAGTCCGAAAATATCGAATTCGACATTAAGGAAGAATACAAGAAGAGTTTTGCCAATGGCGAAAAATCCAAATTGGTCCTGGAAAAAAGTATAGAGCAGCATGCCAAAATCTGTGTTGAAAATGCGGAGGACGTTTTTGATGCCCGTATCCTTGCCAAAAAATTGAAGGAGGAAATCCGGTATCGGGTGCGGCAATATTCCTATTGCATTATGAACAATACCAAGAATTACAAAGAGTGGTTGGAGGAAGACTACGAACGCAAGCTTCGGTCAAAAATATCCAAGATGTTCGCCGCCAAAATGTAA
- a CDS encoding glycosyltransferase — MKSKRLLVIGLTWPEPTATAAGVRMVQLLEIFKKYEFETTFVSTASNTEHSQDLEAMGIATHSIKLNDASFDSFIENLQPDIVLFDRFLTEEQFGWRVAEHCPHALRILDSEDLHSLRHARENCFKKGIPFTEAHWLQYDRTKRELASILRSDLTLIISSFEMELLQRAVRLDTSLLWHLPFMYTAISQQNDWPEFEARMDFLFIGGGLHAPNVDAIKHLEQEIWPNIHARISDAKCYIYGAYLPDAVNKLHNPKKGFYVRGRARSVSEVMKMAKVCLAPLRFGAGIKGKLMDAMLNGTPSITTGIGAEGMHGEMNWNGFITYSQDDFIDKAIELYTNKTCWQKAQDNGINIINKLYHKPRLEMLFMDRIKEIMGDLETHRAQNIMGRILEHHTLQSTKYLSKWIEEKNRKE, encoded by the coding sequence ATGAAATCCAAAAGACTTTTGGTTATTGGTCTTACATGGCCCGAGCCTACGGCTACCGCTGCGGGCGTACGGATGGTTCAATTACTCGAAATATTTAAAAAGTATGAATTTGAGACTACTTTTGTTTCCACTGCCTCAAATACGGAACATTCCCAAGATTTGGAAGCCATGGGAATTGCAACACATTCCATAAAACTGAACGATGCTTCCTTTGATTCCTTTATAGAAAACCTCCAGCCCGATATCGTTCTGTTCGACCGATTTCTGACCGAGGAACAGTTTGGGTGGCGCGTGGCGGAGCATTGTCCGCACGCCTTGCGGATTTTGGATTCCGAGGATTTACATTCATTGCGGCACGCAAGGGAGAACTGTTTTAAAAAGGGCATACCCTTTACCGAAGCGCATTGGTTGCAATACGATAGGACCAAAAGGGAATTGGCCAGTATTTTGCGAAGCGACCTTACCTTAATCATTTCAAGTTTTGAAATGGAACTTTTGCAACGGGCGGTGAGGCTTGATACATCACTTTTATGGCATCTTCCGTTTATGTACACTGCCATTTCACAACAGAACGATTGGCCGGAATTTGAGGCACGAATGGATTTTCTTTTTATCGGCGGTGGATTGCATGCGCCCAATGTGGATGCTATAAAACATTTGGAGCAAGAAATCTGGCCAAATATCCACGCCCGAATATCGGATGCCAAATGCTACATTTATGGGGCCTATCTGCCCGATGCGGTCAATAAGCTGCATAATCCCAAAAAAGGATTTTATGTACGTGGACGTGCCCGTAGCGTTTCCGAAGTAATGAAAATGGCAAAGGTTTGTCTGGCCCCGCTGAGATTTGGTGCGGGTATCAAGGGGAAATTGATGGATGCCATGTTGAACGGTACACCAAGCATCACCACGGGGATTGGGGCTGAAGGGATGCACGGAGAAATGAACTGGAATGGTTTTATTACTTATTCCCAAGACGATTTTATAGATAAGGCCATTGAACTTTATACTAATAAAACATGTTGGCAAAAGGCACAGGACAATGGCATAAATATTATCAATAAACTGTACCACAAACCTCGTTTGGAAATGCTTTTTATGGATAGGATAAAAGAGATTATGGGGGATTTGGAAACCCACCGAGCCCAAAATATCATGGGCCGAATTTTGGAGCACCATACCTTGCAAAGCACCAAATATCTGTCCAAATGGATCGAGGAGAAAAATAGGAAAGAGTAA